Genomic DNA from Bacillota bacterium:
GCTCCGCCCGGCCACCTTCCAGCTCCTGGCGATACAGCCGGCCCTGGTCCCCCACGAAGTACACCACGCCGGCGCCCGCCCCGAAGTCCCCGCCCCCGTAGCCGACCCGGGCGCGTACCTGTACGGTGGGCGTCAGCTCACGAAAGCCGCCGCCCGGCTCCGAAAGATCGGCCGCGACCAGGATGCCGCGGCCCGAGCGCTCCTCGTGCCACACGAGGGTCCTTGCCTGCCTGGTGTCCCACGCCACGTCGGTCAGGCGCACTCCCGCGCCCATCCGCACGGGGGTGAACGGGCTCGTCCACAGGCCGTACGGCCGCACTTCCATCGGTCGCCTTCCCCTCCCTGCACGTTAGCGACTGTCACCGGCGGGCGCCGGACGCTCGCGCGCGGCTGCCCTGCGGCCTTCAGAGGGGGCGCGCCGGGCGGCCAGCGACGCAAGCGTGCCCAGCACCGCCACCCCCGCCCCCACCGTCATCGCCGCGTGCATGCCGGCCAAGAACGGCTCCGGCACTGCTCCCGACGCTTCCAGCCGGACACCGGCGCGGGCCGTGAAGACCGCGCCGGAGACCGCGATGCCAAGCACCATGCCGGTGTTGCGCATGCCGGCAAGGGTGCCGCCGGCAACGCCCAGCCGCTCGCGGGGCACCGATCCCATGATGGTGCTGTTGTTGGGCGTCTGGAAGAGGCCGGATCCCAACCCTACGAGGAACAACCGCCAGAAGACGCTCGACGCCGGAACATCGACGCCCAGACGGCTCATGTTGAACACGCCTGCCGACAGGATGGCCATGCCCATCACCGCAAGCCACCGCGAACCGAAGCGGTCCGACAGGTACCCCGCAAACGGCGCTGCCAGCAGGACGGCCGCGGGGAAGCCGAGCATGACGAGGCCGGCACGATCGGGCGGCAGGCCCAGGGCGAACTGAAGGTAAAAGGGCAGCAGGAACGTGACGGAGAACTGCGCGATGAAGCTCAAAAGCCCGCTTGCGTTGGCCAGCGCGAAGACGCGGTGCCCGAAGAGCTGAAGGTCGACCATCGGGGCTTTCACGCGCTGTTCGATGCCCACGAAGGCCAGGAACATAACCATGCCTGCAGCGAGCGCCCCCACCACGGCACCGGAGCGCCATCCCCAGACCGGCCCCTGGCTGGCGGCCAGCAGCACCAGAAACAGTGCCCCAAACAGCGTCGCGGCCCCGGGAATGTCGAAGGCCGCCCGGTCTACGTGCGCCGCGCCCGGGAGAACACGTGCCGCCCAGGCCGTCCCGACGGTCCCGATGGGTAAGTTGATATAGAAGATGGACCGCCACCCCAGGTGCTCGACCAGAAGCCCGCCCAGCCCGGGGCCGATAAAGAGCCCGACGGCGACGGCCATCGCATTGAGCCCAAGGGCTCGGCCCCTTTCGCTTGGCGGGAAGACCTGCGTGATGATGGCCGGGCCTGCCGCCATCATCATGCCGGCCCCTACGGCCTGTACCACCCGGAACGCGATCAGCCACCCGATGGAGGCAGCCGCGCCGCACATCACCGAACCGGCCGTGAAGATGCCAAACCCCGCCAGGTAGACGGCGCGGTGCCCGTACATGTCGCCAAGCCGGCCCCAGGTGAGCAACAGGCTTGAGATGACCAGAAGGTAGGCGATGGCCACCCACTCGGCCACCGGCAGCGTGGTCTCGAGGGAGCGGGTGACGACGGGCAGCGCAATGTTGACCACGCTGCCGTCCACGGGCCCCATGAGGGTTCCGAGCGCAATGGCGGAGAGGATCCGCCAGCGCAGGGGATGGCCCTTTTCGACCCGGTCTGAACCGGTCACGACCTGCACCCGCCCGCGAACCGCCCCGCCGGACTCCAGCAGGGCCGGCCCATCCTGAAAGACCGCGGCCGTCAAGATTATGCTGCCCCGGCCTCAAGCAGGCAGTGTCTCGGGTACTTCACCGCACGCTCGGGACTCCCCTTGCTGCCCCCACCAAAACCCAGGATGGCCGCATCCTTCCCGGGATGGCGCCTGCGTCCACGCCGCCCAGCGAGCCGCCCGGCTCTTTTCAGGGCCTTCTCCTCATACTCCTGGTGGAGGTGGGTCCGTACCATGTCCGCCGAGCGCTGGCTCCGCATCGCCGCAGCGGCCGCCCTTCTACTCCTCGTGGTCGCGGCCGGGGCC
This window encodes:
- a CDS encoding MFS transporter, which encodes MTAAVFQDGPALLESGGAVRGRVQVVTGSDRVEKGHPLRWRILSAIALGTLMGPVDGSVVNIALPVVTRSLETTLPVAEWVAIAYLLVISSLLLTWGRLGDMYGHRAVYLAGFGIFTAGSVMCGAAASIGWLIAFRVVQAVGAGMMMAAGPAIITQVFPPSERGRALGLNAMAVAVGLFIGPGLGGLLVEHLGWRSIFYINLPIGTVGTAWAARVLPGAAHVDRAAFDIPGAATLFGALFLVLLAASQGPVWGWRSGAVVGALAAGMVMFLAFVGIEQRVKAPMVDLQLFGHRVFALANASGLLSFIAQFSVTFLLPFYLQFALGLPPDRAGLVMLGFPAAVLLAAPFAGYLSDRFGSRWLAVMGMAILSAGVFNMSRLGVDVPASSVFWRLFLVGLGSGLFQTPNNSTIMGSVPRERLGVAGGTLAGMRNTGMVLGIAVSGAVFTARAGVRLEASGAVPEPFLAGMHAAMTVGAGVAVLGTLASLAARRAPSEGRRAAARERPAPAGDSR